In one Chroicocephalus ridibundus chromosome Z, bChrRid1.1, whole genome shotgun sequence genomic region, the following are encoded:
- the PALM2AKAP2 gene encoding PALM2-AKAP2 fusion protein isoform X6, whose product MEIEVPVSEHQSITTVASPHPIDNPTHFFSPAASHNGLKDRHESLDSEVAKEIRYLDEVLEANCCDSATDNTFNGTSSPEPSAVSIMEGSGASVNVNNDSVLSEREENVADKQAPSVVEPHEASITDENLKSNGHSLGGLKEDTRESLKVPGSPTSSNSSRRSSKDGETTLTTLKKEAKFELRAFHEDKKPSKLFEDEEEKEKYRVRKVRPSEEMMELEKERRELIKSQAVKKNPNIAAKWWNPPQEKTLEDQLDEEHLESHKKYKERKERQQQQGATPTSPKQISYSFAPPEPVNIKKEDIVTEQIDFSAARKQFQLMEHSGPSQGQAPPRRSGTPKMFSIKPFYKSLNSPHVDRPLSSMTRPVSVCGQTGQLEGNNATVVKAQKVSCTSEDDISTQTATADPVRELRSGDSPRAGQASKLWAEDGEFMSARAVFTVVKDDGQGVLDQFPKSASASSPPEELDSGLDDLSVRSQDTTVLETLSNDFSMDNISDSGASNETMSALQESSLADFSLPQTPQADTPAECRGEGISKSFSDLGCDSPSSALADSMLIDDQLEYHAGLLVQNAIQQAIAEQADKTNRKEEEIPAEKEISVKEQPATTRPTAASKEQQNPMFEPPQVSSPVQEKMDTIPKTSKEEDSGLREGKNLQQSPVYSATQPFLVEENRHEVSYFSKYSEAAELRSTASILATQEPEVTVGPFKLRSRKQRTLSMIEEEIRAAQEREEELKRQRQGLQVASSPITKSAPPMPTKTVSYKTAPGKIEKIKPPPSPTAEGHVSQSDPPPEEPAGAQRPKNLMQTLMEDYETHKTKRRERMDDSSYTCKLLSSKVTSEVLEATRVNRRKSALALRWEAGIYANREEDE is encoded by the exons atggaaattgaAGTTCCAGTTTCTGAACATCAAAGCATCACCACAGTGGCTTCACCACATCCCATAGACAATCCAACCCACTTCttttcccctgctgccagccacaATGGACTTAAGGACAGGCACGAATCTCTAGACAGTGAAGTTGCTAAAGAGATCAGATACCTAGATGAAGTGCTGGAGGCAAATTGCTGCGATTCTGCTACAGATAATACCTTTAATGGGACATCGTCCCCTGAACCAAGTGCAGTCTCCATTATGGAGGGCTCAGGAGCATCTGTTAATGTCAATAATGATTCAGTACTCAGcgaaagggaagaaaatgtagCCGACAAGCAGGCACCCTCAGTAGTTGAACCACATGAAGCTAGCATAACAGATGAGAACCTGAAATCTAATGGCCATTCCTTGGGTGGACTAAAGGAAGACACTAGGGAaagtctgaaggtgccaggaagTCCCACTTCTTCAAACAGTTCTAGAAGATCCTCTAAGGATGGAGAAACAACTCTTACAACCCTTAAGAAAGAGGCTAAGTTTGAACTACGAGCCTTCCATGAAGACAAAAAGCCCTCAAAGCTctttgaagatgaggaagagaaggaaaaatacagggTCCGTAAAGTGAGACCATCAGAGGAAATGATGGaacttgaaaaggaaagaagggaactCATTAAAAGCCAGGCTgtcaagaaaaaccccaacattgCTGCCAAATGGTGGAACCCTCCCCAAGAGAAGACCCTGGAGGATCAACTGGATGAAGAGCACCTGGAGTCCCACAAGAAGTACAAGGAGCGCAaggagagacagcagcagcaaggtgCAACACCAACATCCCCCAAACAGATCAGCTACTCCTTTGCACCACCAGAGCCAGTCAATATCAAGAAAGAGGATATTGTCACAGAGCAAATTGACTTCTCAGCTGCCAGAAAGCAGTTCCAGCTGATGGAGCATTCAGGTCCATCTCAGGGTCAGGCACCACCAAGGCGGTCAGGAACACCCAAAATGTTCTCCATCAAACCCTTTTACAAAAGCCTCAATTCTCCGCATGTGGACAGGCCACTGTCCTCCATGACAAGACCTGTTTCAGTGTGTGGGCAGACAGGACAGCTTGAGGGTAACAATGCCACTGTTGTCAAAGCACAGAAGGTCTCCTGTACCTCAGAAGATGATATAAGTACTCAGACTGCCACTGCTGACCCAGTAAGAGAGTTACGGAGCGGTGatagccccagagctggacaggCCTCAAAACTGTGGGCAGAGGATGGAGAATTCATGAGCGCGAGAGCAGTCTTCACAGTGGTGAAGGATGATGGACAGGGCGTGCTCGACCAGTTCCCAAAGTCAGCCAGCGCCTCTTCCCCTCCAGAGGAGCTTGACTCTGGTTTGGATGACCTGTCTGTCAGGTCTCAGGATACCACTGTCTTGGAGACCCTTTCGAATGACTTCAGCATGGATAACATCAGCGACAGTGGTGCCTCCAATGAGACCATGAGCGCCCTGCAGGAAAGCTCACTGGCCGATTTCTCCCTGCCACAGACCCCGCAGGCTGACACCCCAGCAGAGTGCAGGGGCGAAGGCATCTCCAAGTCGTTCAGCGACCTGGGCTGTGACTCACCCTCCTCAGCCTTGGCAGACTCCATGCTGATTGACGACCAGCTGGAGTACCACGCTGGGTTGCTGGTTCAAAATGCCATCCAACAAGCCATAGCCGAGCAGGCAGATAAAACAAACCGCAAGGAAGAGGAAATCCCAGCGGAGAAGGAGATCTCAGTCAAAGAGCAGCCAGCCACCACCAGGCCCACTGCAGCCTCCAAGGAGCAGCAGAACCCAATGTTCGAGCCACCCCAGGTGTCTTCACCTGTTCAAGAAAAAATGGACACCATACCAAAGACTTCAAAAGAGGAAGACTCAGGACTCAGGGAAGGGAAGAATTTGCAGCAGTCACCCGTGTACTCAGCCACCCAGCCATTCCTTGTGGAGGAAAATAGGCATGAAGTCAGCTATTTCAGCAAGTATTCAGAGGCAGCTGAGTTGAGGAGCACCGCCTCCATCCTGGCCACACAGGAGCCTGAAGTGACCGTGGGCCCTTTCAAGTTACGGTCAAGGAAGCAGCGGACTCTATCGATGATAGAAGAAGAGATCAGAGCTGCCCAGGAACGAGAAGAGGAGCTGAAGAGGCAGCGCCAAGGTCTGCAGGTGGCATCAAGCCCTATTACGAAGAGCGCACCACCCATGCCCACTAAAACTGTGTCTTACAAGACCGCACCAG GAAAGATAGAGAAGATCAAGCCTCCTCCGTCCCCCACCGCAGAAGGCCACGTCTCACAGTCTGACCCACCGCCCGAGGAGCCTGCGGGAGCCCAGCGACCCAAGAACCTGATGCAGACCCTCATGGAGGATTACGAAACACACAAAActaagagaagagaaaggatggACGACAGCAGT